A genomic stretch from Silurus meridionalis isolate SWU-2019-XX chromosome 1, ASM1480568v1, whole genome shotgun sequence includes:
- the LOC124392593 gene encoding beta-2-glycoprotein 1-like produces MRPAFQWLLLLICQACLLNPATTENVCPRPLPEDNTELIGGQLFFEPGTEVTLSCSQGYSHSGGSRKITCKKNGEWTERFLQCSPKRCSVPESPQNGKAEFDKIVYKSVITFNCNNGYNLVGANSSTCLHTGQWSKPTPQCEPVLCGLPDIPPNAKIVYDKQFKGYTVPFGFGGKYECFPPMAAIGEQRAMCTEDGTWTDPPECILVTCPEPSGIDNGFLSFAESRKYGYKEKVKYGCTHPYILDGLAEVECQETGSWSKIPTCKAPCTVGIERGRIVYRGSKMWIADFKPNQVTHSEQVTVYCLDQEKDCGYPVNMRCDNGEMPIPACYTEPDAYSIRPGTFPSEIKQCS; encoded by the exons ATGAGGCCAGCTTTTCAGTGGTTGCTGCTGCTTATTTGTCAAGCCTGTTTGCTGAACCCTGCAACAACTGAAAATG TGTGCCCTCGGCCTCTTCCAGAGGACAACACAGAACTGATCGGAGGTCAGCTATTTTTCGAGCCAGGAACAGAGGTTACACTGTCTTGCAGCCAGGGCTACTCGCACTCCGGGGGGTCACGCAAAATAACCTGCAAAAAGAACGGAGAGTGGACCGAGCGCTTCCTTCAGTGCTCCC CAAAGCGGTGTTCGGTTCCTGAATCGCCCCAGAACGGAAAAGCAGAGTTCGACAAGATCGTTTACAAAAGCGTCATTACATTTAACTGCAACAACGG atACAACCTGGTTGGAGCCAATTCCAGCACATGCTTACACACAGGCCAATGGAgtaaacctaccccacagtgTGAAC CTGTTTTGTGTGGTCTTCCAGATATTCCACCTAATGCCAAAATTGTGTACGACAAGCAGTTCAAGGGATATACAGTACCTTTCGGTTTTGGAGGAAAATACGAGTGTTTTCCTCCCATGGCTGCCATTGGTGAACAAAGAGCCATGTGCACTGAAGATGGCACGTGGACGGATCCACCGGAGTGCATAT TGGTAACATGTCCTGAGCCCAGCGGTATAGATAATGGCTTTCTGTCATTTGCGGAATCACGGAAGTATGGGTATAAAGAAAAAGTCAAATATGGCTGTACCCACCCCTACATCCTCGATGGACTTGCCGAAGTTGAATGTCAAGAAACTGGCTCATGGTCCAAAATTCCTACATGTAAAG CTCCTTGCACGGTTGGCATTGAAAGGGGACGCATTGTATACAGAGGTTCAAAGATGTGGATTGCAGACTTCAAACCCAACCAGGTGACACACTCTGAGCAGGTCACTGTGTACTGTTTGGACCAGGAGAAAGACTGCGGTTACCCTGTAAACATGCGCTGTGACAACGGAGAAATGCCCATCCCTGCCTGCTACACGG aacctgATGCCTACAGTATTAGACCAGGAACATTTCCTTCAGAGATCAAGCAATGCTCATGA